One genomic region from Natronomonas salsuginis encodes:
- a CDS encoding CBS domain-containing ParB/RepB/Spo0J family partition protein, whose translation MDDTPYDGKPRVKDYMTRDVATVSPDDTVGDVAERIAGSDDHSGFPVCDGRRVQGFISARDLLLADDMDPIFKVMSDDIIVAHPDMRITDAARVILRSGIQRLPVVDDAGNLVGIISNADVIRSQIERATPEKVGKLLRTLESIHGVEAVEERRMVDLSALVPTQTRVYTDELEGRSYELQNGLAEPLVVIDNAGELLLADGHHRVKAAARLGIEEMDAYVIQLDQRVELGMAKTARKSNLETIDDIEEVDYGHHPLVETTKRLQDPE comes from the coding sequence ATGGACGATACCCCCTACGACGGTAAACCGAGGGTGAAAGATTACATGACGCGCGATGTCGCGACCGTTTCGCCGGACGACACCGTCGGTGACGTGGCCGAGCGCATCGCCGGGAGCGACGACCACAGCGGCTTTCCCGTGTGCGACGGGCGTCGCGTTCAGGGATTCATCAGCGCTCGCGATCTGCTACTCGCCGATGATATGGATCCGATCTTCAAAGTGATGTCCGACGACATAATCGTCGCACACCCGGATATGCGGATCACGGACGCGGCTCGCGTGATCCTCCGATCGGGGATTCAACGACTGCCGGTGGTCGACGACGCCGGAAACCTCGTCGGGATCATCTCGAATGCCGATGTCATTCGATCTCAGATCGAGCGAGCGACACCCGAGAAGGTCGGAAAGCTCCTGCGAACGCTGGAGAGCATCCATGGGGTCGAGGCGGTCGAAGAACGCCGGATGGTCGATCTCTCGGCGCTCGTGCCGACACAGACGAGAGTGTACACCGACGAGTTGGAGGGCCGAAGCTACGAGCTACAGAACGGACTGGCCGAACCGCTCGTCGTCATCGACAATGCGGGGGAACTCCTCCTGGCGGACGGCCACCACCGCGTGAAGGCGGCGGCGCGGCTCGGGATTGAGGAGATGGACGCCTACGTTATCCAGCTCGACCAGCGGGTGGAGTTGGGGATGGCGAAAACCGCGCGCAAGAGCAATCTCGAAACGATCGACGACATCGAGGAGGTCGACTACGGCCATCACCCGCTCGTCGAGACGACGAAGCGGCTGCAGGATCCCGAATAG
- a CDS encoding complex I subunit 4 family protein: MFVEALILLCFLAAAVVFVAPDRYAPKLAFWLSVPPLLVSLYMYLGFDGSGNALLGGEIAYETFAEWLQFGPYAVNYHVGLDGISLPLVILSTVLTTLAILSAWTPIDSRQSQFYGLILFLEGSLIGVFAALDFILWFVFWEAVLIPMYLLIGVWGGPRRKYAAIKFFVYTNVASLVMFIAYFGLLFGLGDAISSTSMPAAAQALRAGQLGYLGTATVGIGPETLAMVAFVAMFVGFAVKVPIVPFHTWLPDAHVEAPTPVSVLLAGVLLKMGTYALLRFNFTMLPEQAAMLAAPIAAIAVVSIIYGALLALAQQDLKRVVAYSSVSSMGYVILGLVAYTVYGVGGATFQMIAHGLISGLLFMTVGVFYNATHTRMIGDMSGIAGRMPVTATVFVAGAFAYMGLPLMAGFMGELFVFIGAFESTVLPAAPLFTAAAMFGIVIVAGYLLWAMQRSLFGPFRLETDYDLGRAPIHDLAPLLTLVVLIIALGIAPDIFFEMIRDATLDVIAFDFGGDL; this comes from the coding sequence ATGTTCGTCGAGGCGCTCATACTGCTGTGTTTCCTCGCGGCAGCCGTCGTCTTCGTCGCCCCCGACCGGTACGCGCCCAAACTCGCGTTTTGGCTCTCGGTCCCGCCGCTTCTCGTCTCGCTGTACATGTATCTCGGCTTCGACGGGAGCGGAAACGCCCTGCTCGGCGGCGAAATCGCCTACGAGACGTTCGCCGAGTGGCTGCAGTTCGGCCCCTACGCCGTCAACTACCACGTCGGTCTGGACGGCATTTCGCTCCCGCTCGTCATCCTCTCGACGGTGTTGACGACGCTCGCCATCCTGAGCGCGTGGACGCCGATCGACAGCCGACAGAGCCAGTTCTACGGCCTGATCCTGTTTCTCGAGGGCAGCCTCATCGGCGTCTTCGCCGCGCTCGATTTTATACTCTGGTTCGTCTTCTGGGAAGCCGTCCTGATTCCGATGTACCTGCTCATCGGCGTCTGGGGCGGCCCGCGCCGGAAGTACGCCGCGATCAAGTTCTTCGTCTACACGAACGTCGCCTCGCTCGTCATGTTCATCGCCTACTTCGGGCTGCTGTTCGGCCTCGGGGACGCCATCTCCTCGACCTCGATGCCCGCGGCCGCCCAGGCGCTCCGGGCCGGTCAGTTGGGGTATCTCGGTACGGCGACGGTCGGCATCGGCCCGGAGACGCTCGCGATGGTCGCCTTCGTGGCGATGTTCGTCGGCTTCGCGGTGAAAGTCCCCATCGTCCCGTTTCATACGTGGCTGCCGGACGCCCACGTCGAGGCCCCGACGCCCGTCTCCGTGCTGTTGGCCGGCGTTCTCCTGAAGATGGGGACGTACGCACTGCTTCGGTTCAACTTTACGATGCTGCCCGAGCAGGCGGCGATGCTCGCCGCGCCGATCGCGGCGATCGCCGTGGTCTCGATCATCTACGGCGCGCTCCTCGCGCTCGCCCAGCAGGACCTCAAGCGGGTCGTCGCGTACTCCTCCGTCTCCTCGATGGGATACGTCATATTGGGCCTCGTCGCCTACACCGTCTACGGCGTCGGCGGCGCGACGTTCCAGATGATCGCTCACGGGCTCATCTCCGGACTGCTGTTCATGACCGTCGGTGTCTTCTACAACGCGACGCACACGCGCATGATCGGCGACATGTCCGGGATCGCTGGCAGGATGCCGGTGACGGCGACGGTGTTCGTCGCCGGCGCGTTCGCGTACATGGGTCTGCCGCTCATGGCGGGCTTCATGGGCGAGCTGTTCGTTTTCATCGGCGCGTTCGAGTCGACGGTGCTGCCCGCCGCGCCGCTGTTCACCGCGGCCGCGATGTTCGGCATCGTGATCGTCGCCGGCTACCTGCTGTGGGCGATGCAGCGGTCGCTGTTCGGCCCCTTCAGACTCGAAACCGACTACGACCTCGGCCGCGCCCCGATACACGACCTCGCTCCGCTGCTCACGCTGGTCGTGCTCATCATCGCGCTGGGGATCGCTCCGGACATCTTCTTCGAGATGATCCGCGATGCGACGCTCGACGTCATTGCGTTCGACTTCGGAGGTGACCTCTGA
- a CDS encoding NADH-quinone oxidoreductase subunit N, with protein sequence MTEWLLLAPVGAFVLAALALFVIDMISPDATDSGLLAGVATAGSIAALAASGVLLLSDAAAGGVELFGGQLVVDGMSLLFTFIFGSVTALVSVASLDYIRGMAHQAEYYLLVLLAATGMSIMASANSLAVVFISLELASLPSYALVAYLKGNRGSVEGALKYFLIGALSSSILVYGISLVYAATGSLLLADVAGSIGGAAANYTGVLGVGLLMIIAGFAFKTASVPFHFWAPDAYEGAPAPVAAFLSSASKAAGFVVAFRVLLVAFPIQEVAGAVDWVLAFQILAVLTMTVGNFAAATQENVKRMLAYSSIGHAGYVLIGLAALTNVGGLSAEATVLGASMLHLLVYGFMNTGAFLFVALVEHWGVGRTFEDYNGLAREAPIACVAMTVFMFSLAGLPVGGGFVSKYYLFAGAVGAGVWWLALVGAVNSALSLYYYSRVVKAVWIEEPAEQRTIERYPTALYVAVLTAAVVTVLLLPGLFVFDGAAFDAAAALL encoded by the coding sequence ATGACCGAGTGGCTCCTGCTCGCGCCGGTCGGCGCGTTCGTTCTCGCGGCGCTGGCGCTGTTCGTGATCGACATGATCTCGCCCGATGCGACCGACAGTGGCCTCCTCGCAGGGGTCGCAACCGCCGGATCGATCGCCGCGCTCGCCGCCTCCGGCGTGCTTCTGTTATCCGATGCGGCCGCCGGTGGCGTCGAACTGTTCGGCGGTCAGCTGGTCGTCGACGGGATGAGTCTCCTCTTTACGTTCATCTTCGGCAGCGTGACCGCGCTCGTCTCGGTCGCATCGCTCGATTACATCCGTGGGATGGCCCACCAGGCCGAGTACTACCTGCTCGTCCTGCTGGCCGCGACGGGGATGTCGATCATGGCGTCGGCGAACAGTCTCGCCGTCGTCTTCATCTCCCTCGAACTGGCGAGTCTTCCATCCTACGCGCTGGTCGCGTATCTGAAAGGCAACCGCGGCTCGGTCGAGGGAGCGCTCAAGTACTTCCTGATCGGGGCGCTCTCGTCGAGCATCCTCGTCTACGGTATCTCGCTCGTTTACGCTGCCACGGGGAGCCTGTTGCTCGCCGATGTCGCCGGATCCATCGGTGGAGCGGCGGCCAACTACACCGGTGTTCTCGGCGTCGGATTGCTCATGATCATCGCCGGCTTCGCGTTCAAGACGGCATCGGTCCCGTTCCACTTCTGGGCACCCGACGCCTACGAGGGCGCGCCCGCGCCGGTCGCGGCGTTCCTCTCATCGGCGTCGAAGGCCGCCGGTTTCGTCGTCGCCTTCCGCGTGTTGCTCGTCGCGTTCCCGATACAGGAAGTCGCGGGCGCCGTCGACTGGGTGTTGGCTTTCCAGATCCTCGCTGTGCTCACCATGACGGTCGGGAACTTCGCGGCGGCGACCCAGGAGAACGTCAAGCGAATGCTGGCGTACTCCTCGATCGGTCACGCTGGATACGTTCTGATCGGACTGGCCGCGCTGACAAACGTTGGCGGACTGAGCGCGGAGGCGACCGTCCTCGGCGCGAGCATGCTTCACCTGCTCGTCTACGGCTTCATGAACACCGGCGCGTTCCTCTTCGTCGCGCTGGTCGAACACTGGGGGGTCGGCCGCACCTTCGAGGACTACAACGGACTCGCGCGCGAGGCCCCGATCGCCTGCGTCGCGATGACGGTCTTCATGTTCTCTTTGGCCGGCCTGCCGGTCGGCGGCGGTTTCGTCTCGAAGTACTACCTGTTCGCGGGCGCGGTCGGCGCGGGCGTCTGGTGGCTCGCGCTGGTCGGCGCGGTCAACAGCGCGCTGAGCCTCTACTACTACAGCCGAGTCGTCAAGGCCGTGTGGATCGAAGAGCCGGCCGAACAGCGAACCATAGAGCGGTATCCGACCGCGCTGTACGTCGCGGTGCTCACCGCCGCCGTCGTGACCGTCCTCCTGTTGCCGGGACTGTTCGTCTTCGACGGCGCAGCGTTCGACGCGGCCGCGGCGTTGCTCTGA
- a CDS encoding heme o synthase, with the protein MMRSNGFVSLLAATVIGVYVLVVVGATAALADAATACGGWPLCQGSLSNPDVLVVLFHRAAATVVGLLVVAAAVVGWRRVTRRVQIALVMSLSLYPFQAGLGALVATGAALEQIHLFVGMVIFGTLVLALAWHLEAETGTDDAPETPPDLSGPVDEPVEPPASVHTLSGMSRLKATVGAYFQLMKPRLMWLLCLVAGAGMVLAGTPTVRTVIATLGGGVLAIGASGTFNHVLERDIDKRMERTSDRPLATHEVPVRNALAFGGLLTVASLWAFLTVNLLTAALGLAAIAFYSVVYTLILKPNTVQNTVIGGAAGALPALIGYAAVTGTVGLGGLVLAGVIFLWTPAHFYNLALAYRDDYERGGFPMMPIVRGETETRKHIVLYLAATLLGAGVLAAVANLGWLYGLTTVALGAVFLWMVVRLHYEQSEGAAFRAFHASNAYLGLVLVAIVVDALAI; encoded by the coding sequence ATGATGCGATCGAATGGGTTCGTGTCCCTGCTCGCGGCGACCGTCATCGGCGTATATGTGCTCGTGGTCGTCGGTGCGACTGCCGCCCTCGCGGACGCTGCAACCGCGTGCGGTGGCTGGCCACTCTGTCAGGGCTCGCTGTCAAATCCGGACGTCCTCGTTGTCCTCTTTCACCGTGCGGCCGCGACCGTAGTCGGCCTGTTGGTCGTGGCAGCCGCCGTTGTCGGCTGGCGTCGCGTGACGCGACGGGTTCAAATCGCGCTGGTTATGTCCCTGTCGTTGTACCCGTTTCAGGCGGGGCTCGGCGCGCTCGTGGCCACCGGCGCGGCGCTCGAACAGATTCACCTGTTCGTCGGGATGGTCATCTTCGGCACGCTGGTGCTCGCGCTCGCGTGGCACCTCGAAGCGGAAACCGGCACCGACGACGCCCCCGAGACGCCCCCCGATCTTTCCGGACCGGTCGACGAGCCCGTCGAACCGCCCGCGTCCGTACACACGCTCTCTGGGATGTCGCGGCTCAAAGCCACGGTCGGTGCGTACTTTCAGCTGATGAAACCTCGGCTCATGTGGTTGCTCTGTCTCGTCGCGGGCGCCGGGATGGTGCTGGCCGGTACGCCAACGGTCCGAACCGTCATCGCCACGCTCGGCGGCGGCGTGTTGGCGATCGGCGCGTCGGGGACGTTCAACCACGTCCTCGAACGCGATATCGACAAGCGGATGGAGCGAACCTCGGATCGGCCGCTCGCGACCCACGAGGTCCCGGTTCGGAACGCCTTGGCCTTCGGCGGGCTGTTGACCGTTGCCTCGCTGTGGGCGTTCCTCACCGTGAATCTCCTCACCGCCGCACTCGGGTTGGCCGCGATCGCCTTCTACAGCGTCGTCTACACGCTCATCCTGAAGCCAAACACCGTCCAAAATACGGTGATCGGCGGCGCTGCGGGCGCGCTCCCCGCGCTCATCGGCTACGCCGCCGTGACCGGAACCGTCGGTCTCGGCGGGCTCGTCCTCGCGGGAGTCATCTTCCTGTGGACGCCGGCGCACTTTTACAACCTCGCGCTGGCCTACCGCGACGACTACGAGCGCGGCGGATTCCCAATGATGCCGATCGTGCGCGGCGAAACCGAGACGCGTAAACACATCGTGCTGTATCTCGCCGCAACGCTTCTCGGCGCTGGCGTCCTCGCTGCGGTGGCGAACCTCGGTTGGCTCTACGGACTCACCACGGTCGCACTTGGTGCCGTCTTCCTGTGGATGGTCGTCCGACTCCACTATGAGCAGTCCGAAGGTGCTGCCTTCAGAGCGTTTCACGCGTCGAACGCCTACCTCGGACTCGTGCTCGTCGCGATCGTCGTCGACGCGCTCGCCATCTAA
- the coxB gene encoding cytochrome c oxidase subunit II, which translates to MIDPFVLQQVPENWRAQAEVFSEIFLVFLAIGTVVGVVVVAYTLYNAYKYRGSESDGSSFDAPQLGELPTGQSGGKSKKLFLSFALSAIVVISVVVYSYTLLLYVEAGPTSEVETEGSMEIDVVGFQFGWEFEYPNGQTSLNEMRVPAGEDQVIRLHVTSDDVWHAFGITELRVKADAIPGETATTWFVADEPGTYAIECFELCGIGHSQMGGQVTVMEPDEFNEWYEGTDEGTSQSQVEVSS; encoded by the coding sequence ATGATTGATCCCTTCGTACTGCAGCAGGTACCGGAAAACTGGCGAGCGCAGGCTGAAGTCTTCTCGGAGATCTTCCTGGTGTTTCTCGCCATCGGAACCGTCGTCGGTGTCGTCGTCGTCGCTTATACGCTGTATAACGCGTATAAATATCGCGGGAGCGAGAGCGACGGCTCGTCATTCGACGCGCCGCAGCTCGGTGAACTTCCCACCGGGCAGAGCGGCGGAAAGAGCAAAAAGCTGTTTCTCTCCTTCGCACTCAGCGCGATCGTCGTCATCAGCGTCGTCGTCTATTCGTACACGCTCCTCCTGTACGTCGAGGCGGGACCGACCTCCGAAGTCGAGACCGAGGGGAGTATGGAGATCGACGTCGTCGGCTTCCAGTTCGGCTGGGAGTTCGAGTACCCCAACGGACAGACGTCGCTGAACGAAATGCGAGTGCCGGCCGGCGAGGATCAGGTGATCCGGTTACATGTCACCTCCGACGACGTCTGGCACGCGTTCGGGATAACGGAACTGCGCGTCAAGGCCGACGCGATCCCCGGAGAGACTGCTACCACCTGGTTCGTCGCCGACGAACCGGGCACCTACGCGATCGAGTGTTTCGAACTTTGCGGAATCGGTCATTCGCAGATGGGCGGTCAAGTCACTGTTATGGAACCGGACGAATTCAACGAGTGGTATGAAGGAACGGACGAGGGAACATCACAGAGCCAAGTGGAGGTGAGTAGCTGA
- a CDS encoding DHH family phosphoesterase has protein sequence MDRLVLGYDAVGASFVERLADQPGELVVLTPDTERAESLRDGEIAARHVDIGNVDDVRTVAGDIDSVVVAPLGSDELRTAVSTARSAYPSAFLMVCLGGETTADDRRNVESVADRIVDLSADVGEAVLDRAGDPGLRLRKLREVFDEMDGRLAVVAHDNPDPDAIASAIGLRRLAMEFGVDAEACYHGEISHQENRALVNLFGFELTNLPSDADLSSFDVFALVDHSRPGVNDGLPEGTPVDIVIDHHPPRDPVSAKFVDLRSDVGATCTLIVGYLDRFGIEPTEELASGLLYGIRTDTLEFSRGVSIADFDAAAGLVELADTDRLRQVESPSVSTETLGILGKAISNRTVQDDVLTTCVGPISDRDTLAQAADRLLAMDSITTTLVFGYTEDTVFASARARGVERDLGEILRDAFGQIGSAGGHADMAGAQIPVGILTDETADDDERGDVITDVITDRFFEALGIVPDYPATFVYTDSGDGDDRLN, from the coding sequence ATGGACCGGCTGGTGTTGGGATACGATGCGGTCGGCGCGTCGTTCGTCGAGCGATTGGCCGATCAGCCGGGCGAACTCGTCGTTCTCACTCCCGACACGGAGCGAGCCGAGTCGCTGCGTGACGGCGAGATCGCGGCCCGCCACGTCGACATCGGGAACGTCGACGACGTTCGCACCGTCGCTGGGGATATCGATTCAGTCGTCGTCGCCCCGCTCGGTTCGGACGAACTCCGGACGGCCGTCTCGACGGCCCGTTCGGCCTACCCGTCGGCGTTCCTCATGGTCTGTCTCGGCGGTGAGACGACGGCGGACGACCGACGCAACGTCGAGTCAGTTGCTGACCGGATCGTAGACCTCTCGGCCGATGTCGGGGAGGCCGTGCTCGATCGAGCCGGCGACCCCGGCCTTCGACTGCGAAAGCTCCGCGAAGTCTTCGACGAGATGGATGGCCGCCTCGCCGTCGTCGCCCACGACAATCCGGATCCGGACGCGATCGCCTCGGCGATCGGACTCAGACGGCTCGCGATGGAGTTCGGGGTCGACGCGGAGGCGTGTTACCACGGCGAGATCAGCCATCAGGAAAACCGAGCGCTCGTCAACCTCTTCGGGTTCGAACTGACGAATCTGCCGTCCGACGCCGATCTCTCGTCGTTCGACGTTTTCGCTCTCGTCGACCACTCCCGGCCCGGTGTCAACGACGGGCTGCCGGAGGGGACGCCAGTGGATATTGTGATCGACCACCATCCACCGAGAGACCCCGTCTCTGCGAAGTTCGTCGATCTCCGTAGCGACGTCGGTGCGACCTGTACGCTCATCGTGGGCTATCTCGACCGATTCGGCATCGAGCCGACGGAGGAACTGGCGAGCGGGCTCCTGTACGGTATCCGAACCGACACGCTGGAGTTCAGCCGCGGGGTCTCGATAGCGGATTTCGATGCGGCGGCCGGACTCGTCGAACTGGCCGATACTGATCGGCTCAGACAGGTCGAGTCACCGAGCGTCTCGACAGAAACGCTCGGCATACTCGGTAAAGCCATCTCGAACCGAACCGTACAGGACGACGTCTTGACGACCTGCGTCGGGCCCATCTCCGATCGCGATACGCTCGCGCAGGCTGCCGACCGGCTGCTCGCCATGGACTCGATCACGACGACGCTCGTCTTCGGCTACACGGAGGATACGGTGTTCGCCTCCGCACGGGCTCGTGGGGTCGAACGCGACCTCGGCGAGATCCTTCGTGACGCGTTCGGACAGATCGGGAGCGCCGGCGGCCACGCGGATATGGCGGGCGCACAGATCCCCGTCGGCATTCTGACTGACGAAACGGCCGACGACGACGAACGCGGCGACGTGATCACCGACGTGATCACGGATCGATTCTTCGAGGCGCTCGGGATCGTCCCCGACTATCCAGCGACGTTCGTCTACACCGACTCCGGCGACGGCGACGATCGACTCAACTGA